The genomic DNA TGTAGTCAGAGTGTGTAATCGCACGACTATCGCCATACGCAGGCAGCACATTGGTAAATTGGTCAGCCGCGACAGTATGTTGTGTGCTGTTTGTGCTCTCCCTGTGAGGATTTCCGCAGTGAGGATGCATCTGTAACTCTGAGACTCCTGCAGGATTGCTACAAATAAAACGAGCAGCAATGTGCCTTCCTGAGCTGAGAAAAGCATAGTGCTGTAAAGACAGAATACGTAGCCTATCAGTGCCCAAGTCAGGGTACTGCTTCTGTATTTCTTATTTCAATAATCATTTGATCAAGGTAAAAGATTGTGTGTTACTCTGTAAATACTTTTTCTGCCCCTGCCCCATTTTTAAAATCACACTTTGGTTTGCTCATTTCTCCTAATTTGTTATAGTtttagttgtgtgtgtttttaatgcgTGGTGAAAATTGGTATGAATAGTTCTTACACGCTTTAACTGACAGAAAGTTTCCCGACAAAGTAACACTATAATCTCCTGAGGTTCTGAAAGAATATACCAGTATCGTGTTCCTGTACAAATATGTAAGCTGCAATAGCCTAGTTTATAAGCAAAGAAGCTTACGTTCtgctaattaaaaaatgtttctgttttgtgcCACTAAATCATTGCAAAGCATTCTTAACACTATTTGCCTCCCTTATTGATTAGACATTTTGCAGATCAGTAACATTTATGATTGAATAAGTAAAAACTGAGGTACGAACCATTAGGAAATGAGTAGGTTGACTTTTGCCAaaggtgtgtgtatgtctgtctcaAGCCTGTGAGATTTACAGGAGGGTGAGGGGTTGAGGTTGGGGGGACGGGGGGGTTGAGCAGAATTGCAGCCGGGTGCCTGCCGTCTGCAGTTTTGTTGAGAGGCTTTGTCCCCAGGAATTGATCCCCTCAGATGTTTAAGTAAAAGCGGCAGATGTTCGCTATTAATGGGGAGCTGCGGAGAGAAAAGGCGACAGCCCCTCTTACATCAATACCCGGACCCACAATGTAGATGTTTGGTCAAAGAATTCTGTAACCATGACagtcgaaaaaaaaaaaaaagcaaacgaGTGTGAAGCACATGCGGCTGTGCGTGGAATAAATGAGCAGCGCGCACTGTCTGCGagagcttgtttttgtttggatAAATAAGGAGCAAGGAATGTAATTACGCAGCCTATTGTGCCGACGAAAGGGCTTCATTAGACTGCGCTCAACACCCACAGACAGGAGAAGCTTTTGTTCCATGTTATTTTTCCAACTACGTATccctttttttcctctttcttgaTCCGGACTATAACAGTTTGGTCGGTATGAAGTACTACAGCTTTTAACATACACAAGTGCATCCTGGAGTTTGTCTGCGAGCAAGCATTCCACGGTTTTATTCACAGGCTGTAGATCGCATGCTTAGGCAGAATATCAATAATCATATTAGCTGCTGAGAATGAAGGAATAAGTTGGAAGTATTATTCCAGCAGATGGTGAAAAATACAAAAGCTTGggttatatttttttcatctaTTGTCTCTTCTGCCTTAAAAAATAATCCTTAATGATAGGTTGCAGAAAAATGATTGCTTTTTAAGTTTCAGACCCCTCTGCGACAAACATTTCTGAGATAGAATGGCTAATCAACTTCCACCAAAGCCTGAATATTAATTACCAGCACTAACATTCACATCAGAATTAGTCTTTTTTTCTGCAGTGCCTCTACTGCAGCACCAGCCAGTTAACTCTGTATTCAGAATCTGATTGTTCCCAGCCTTTCGATTGGGAATACTTAAAACGTTTGTGCTTtccatacaaaaacaaaaagaatgaaggaaaaaaaaaaaagaaacagtgcAAGTGATTGCCCTCCTCCCGCATTTTTCTCCTTGCAAATGCAGAGTAGGCAGCTACATTATACCAGCTGTCTCGGACTTGAAATTACACATAGTCCTGCAGGCTATAGCCAACCTTATTGTCTAGAGGTTCGGAGGCTGAAGaacattgctgctgctgctgctgcttgttTGGAGGAGAGATCTGAGGTCCCGGCTGCTTCCTGGAGCAGGACGTGCAAAAGATCGACCCCCCAACGAAGAGGAATCCCGAGGACACAAAAGCCACATACACCGCCCCCCCGGGCTCAAACTTATTACTCTCGGGAACGGAGGAGTCCAGGAAGCTGGTGATGACCTCGTTGGTGAACCAGGAGGCTGGGATCAGGCAGAGGAATCCGGCAAGGATGAGGCAAACCCCCCCGGCGATGGCAGTGTGCCTCTTGGCTTGCCTCCCGCCACCCCAGTGGGTGCACTTTAACCCCACGGAGGACAGACAGATGCCCAGCGTGGCCAGGACGCAGCACAGGACCATAGTGGTGCGGGCGGTCTGCAGGTAAGCAGGCAAGGACAGCACGGAGTACTTGAGGGTGCAGCTGAACATCCCAGTGCTGTACCAAGTGCAGTCCATCCACAGCCCCTGCATCTGAGAGATGGCAGTGATGATATTGGAGCCCACGTCCGCGCTCACTTTCCAGTTGGGCAGCAGGGTGGCCACCGTGGCCCCGAAAACTCCCAGCAGCGCCAGGATGAAGGCAAAGATTTGCATGCCGGTAGAAGCCATCCcttttcctgttgtttttttttttacaacctCACCTTGAGTCAACGTGGCACCCTGACGATGATGTGACAGAAGATAGCTCCCTTCGCCAAGGCTTCAGCGAACTGTGTGATTTGGAAATGAGAATTGTTGAAGTTGAAAAAGCCAGCGTTTTACCGGCAcacgcgcgcgcacacacattaaaaaaaaaaaaaaaaaaaaaaaagaagaaaagccaGATAAGATACTGCTGCTGCAAGTAGACGACAGGATTCATTCGTAAAtgcctatgttttcagtttgtcTGCGTATCTCCCCAGTGCTCTTGCTTAATACAAATTGGGAAAAAAAGAGTTTCTGctattaacaaaaaaataatgtcaGTACTTAAAGGTGCAGCATCCTACTTTCAGCCTAGAGAGAGTGTTACTTGCTGATAATGGACCTCCCTTACAGAGAAATCGGTAAATCCATACTACTGTAAATTAACTTGGAGATTGGAAATTAAGTTTAACtcgtttctctttttttttttatgcagtgTGAAGAAATAAGTGCATCCCTCTTCCCCCTTAACAGTATTATGAAAATAGCAGAATCAACTGATCAATCAACATCTACAGTATCGGAGAATGTGAGAATCCTTACCTCTGTGGCTGGTGATTGTCAGTGCGGTGATGTGTCAGGTTGTCTGCTGTGATTTCTAAACACAAAAAAAGGGTTGAGGGGGTGAGGATTTAGCTGTACAGATCCATTCATGTCATCAATTTCCTTAGCAACGCTACAGCTAGAATAGATTCCAGTTATGGTCCACACATGCCTGCTTTGTGCTTTTAAAACAGGGTGATTTCCTTTTCAGCAACATAAAACGAGGCTTCTGCAGGGTAGACTCAAAAAGGAGTGTATTTTTAAGGAGCGGGAGAATTTTCATTGATTTAAATCTGCAACGTCATCCTCTAAAAGACTGTGATGTGCAACTGTTGAAATTCCCTTTTCTCACTACTtattaatactgtttatttttaaacgagggattttttttttttaaactaaatgaTTCTGTTTGTCGTCAGAGATTCTGTTCAATACATAATATAAGCACCCTCTCACCGCTCCCCCTGATATTTGGCTCTCATTAGTCTCCAGCATTAATGACCCAGGCAGGTTTTTGTGGCATCTCTCAAGTGTTTGTGGGATCAGAACCCGTCCCCTTCAAGAGAGCGCAGGGTGGTCCCTCAGGAGGCTATGAGAAATGGTAATATCCCACTGATTGAGCCGGACCACGCTGGTTATGAACAGGCATGGATGAACTCTCTCTGGGAGGCAGGGAGCACAGCTgctgccccccccacacacccacacctcCCCCAACACCTCCCAGCGCATCTCTATTGGGCTGCAATGGGAAAGTGAAGCGTCAGCACAGTGTTCCCGGTACTTCCTCCACTCAAGAGGGAGCTAGCAAGCCGGTTGGTACtataatataaacacacacacatgcagtgaCAGACAACGGCCAGCCTTCTGCGAATAAACTTGCCTGGATACACAAGTAGTATGGTAAACGGTGCTGACCTTTGTGCCACATGCTTTAAACTCTCATGCTGGCGGGTGTTGTGCTCTTTCATGTGTGCCTCTCCATCTTCACTGAGTGGATCCCAAAAGCGTCTTCTGAAGTCatgctggggggaaaaaaaactgctgaTAAATAATAGAAGTGCCCATAGCATGTACTCGGGGAATCTTGACGTGTTAGTCTGTGATGTGTGGAACATACCGGaaacattttgcatttgtgtttccaAATCTCAGAGCTCAGGTAAAACAAGACAGCCCATTGACGGAACTAAGCCAGACTCCTCAGTCTGCGTCCCAGCGCTGCGGCTCGGCTGAAATGTGTATGGGCGGCACAGTCACAAGCCAAATGTGCGATTAAACTTAGTCATGAAATAACACCTTATTTGGAAAAAAGTACTGCATGACTAAGAAGCACAGATTGCACAGCTTAAACATTCATAAAACTATAGCATCTAATaccaatgatttattttttaattataactaTCTTGATAATCAAGgttgatttaataaaaaaaatgcatacttGCTTTTCTCAATAAATAATAAGGCAATAATCAGTGCCTATAAAACAACTGCCTTATCCCTCTAGGTATATTACCCACATTTTTCACAAAGAGAAAAGGAATGAATGGCCCTATCAATAATGCTCGACTAGATTACACAGTTCTGTGCCTGAAATGCATGCAGTTTGAAAGCCGCAGCTAATTTACTAGCAAGTTTGAATGCGGATCCAATACATTCGGCTCTGGCAGGGTCCCAGCGTGAACAGCGTTACTACATTTAAGGAGCCTATTTGAACACAAGTTGGAAGGGGGAATTGTTGTAGGAGGATACACGTGTCTGCTGGTTTACTGTTATTGACATTAGTGCAGCTCAGTTTTATAGGGATGTTTTAACGTATCACATGTGAACATCATCAAGAGAAATTGACCTAGAAAGCCACTTACCTATCCTATAAATAAGACAAGACGTGGAAGAGTCTCTCCTCTATTTTTACCCTACTGGTACCTCATCTTGTAGCACAATACCCTTGCGTGGCAGTGTTATCCCAAGCGAGGGTTGAAGTGCCTTCTGGGAAAATTGTAGTGACCCTAAATTATGGGCATATTACTGCAACTTTGCTTTTTTAGCACACATTCTACTGTCATGGGATAGCACTGGTTTTACTGGATGCATATTTGTGCCTAGGGCAGCTTGGAGAGCGTGGGAAGTGATACATACGCTTGCTGCAGCACaagctgtctttctttttggaAGCtgcctactttttttttttagtcccTCCTTTTAGCTGCCGAGCTAAAGCAGGTTGCCTTCCAAAGGTATTGTCACAGTAAATGTATTCCAGCTCGTCtccatatttattatttagttcTGTATTGAATTGTATGAGCTGGAAGTAGCCCATTATTATTGAAGGTGCAGATGCACAGTAGTTTAATCAAGACCCCTCTTCTCTCTGGAGGGCCGGAAGCTGAAGAGGGGTGCAGTTGGAAAGAGGTGCTGATGGGTCAGTGTTGGACACTTAAGTCCGTCTTTGTAAACGGGGTTCAGGAAATCGATAACATGGAGATGGAGACAACCTCCCTCCTGTAAGTATACGTAGGTACTGCTGCTATTATTTAAGGGCTTGTGCAATAAGCAATAGCCTACATTAAGGAAGTGCCCTTGTGTTCAGTGTTATTCAATGAGCGACTCCATGTTTGGCAAACGAGGAAAGAAACCGAACAACAAGTGCTTTTGATCTGTATTTCATTCGTTCATTGGGACGCCAATGTTTTGAGCACTGGGAAAGCTTTGAACTCGCCTGGTTTCCATGTCCAAATTCTGCCCACTGAATCAAGTTTTCCTTATAGCTTGACTGTGTGAGTTTACAGGTTTGGCCTGGCTCCAGATCTAAAACTTCAATGCTGATTTTTGAGAAACAAGGGTAGGATTTAAAAACCAGATAGCAGAAGAATTTGTATTGGATTGAACATAACTGTTGCATAACAAGGCAATTTAGAAACCAAAGTTGGTCTGGGATTAATTAGGGGTGATGTTAAATGTTTTCCCCTTTAAAAAGGCAGGTTCTTAAAAAAAacgtataaatgtatgttttaattgcCGGCCTCAACTGGGAGGCcgactttttattttctaacttGGTGTTGCTTTGTTCAAATGCAGAATTGGTACATAATGGCACAGATAGAGgtatacatgtttaaaaataattttacaacagGTACATTATCTATTATTTGGCAGCTCTGTCTACAATTTGAAGTGAATAATGTGGCAAAAAACACTTcaataaaaaatctaaaagtccccccccaaaaataaataaatctgaataTACATCACCATTTTAGGATCATTATTAGTTTAGATTATTTCTGGCAAGGAAATAAATTATCAATTTTAATATCTTTCTTTTGTGATAGCAATACTTCAGAAATTTCACCTTGAACGTCTCTCTGTCTTTAATGATCCGAGCTACATCATCACAGCATGCAATTTAAAAGCTCCTCTCAATACAAGGTTAGTAGCATAGGAGTTTTCCCGGTTTAGATAACAAGCTGATTCAGAAAGGATAGGATATATCAGGGCAAGGCTTGTGCCAGCCTTAAAGGTTGAAATGTATAGGCTATagtacagtccagtacagttaagaatacatacaaatgtaGGTGACATTCAGTGGAAATAATGTTGTTAACAAACGATTGTTGGTCCCAAATTAGATGTGAAAGCGTCTGTCAAATTTCCTTTTTCATGAGATATTGTAATCTGGAGACACGACAAGACTGAATGTTCAGAGATTCAAATCTATACTacaattgatttttgtttttattgttcttcCCCCCCTGAATTGATTGAGTCAGTTGAAAGAGCAGTGATGCTTTGATAAGCATTGCCCCAACCACCCCGTTCCTCTAGCAACACTGCAATCTACAGCagcagtttaaaaaaacagaaaagttgATTGTCAGAACAGACAACCCTCTCAATTCACAACTGTAGAAAATGCAAATCCCAACTGATAGGCATGCAGCTTACATTTGATCAAAATGTAAATCGGTTTTCACCTcaagattaaataaacaaatccataCCTGTGAGATCTCCAGGTTTCTCCCTCAGTGCTGCTGCATTCTTCTCCTTCACAAAAGATGTTGCAGCCGGCTGCGAGGCTGTGGGCAAACGGTGCCGTCAGTCCTCTCCAGAGCACATTGAGATTAAGTAGGCAGTAATGTGGATGATGATTACCAGGTGAACACAGGTTGTATAGTACATTCCATTAGCCTAAGCCCACGTTGTGGTCTCAGCACGCCAGTGAGCCGTAACCGTGCGGtaggtaaaaataaaacataaaaaaataaaacgcatcatcataataaaaagCTGCTGGGTCTGTTATTTGAAATCCTTGAAAGCTCATAGGTGTACACATCAactagtatgtgtgtgtttgtgtgtgtgtgtgtgtgtttgcaggtcAAGaaaagcttgtgtgtgtgtgtgtgtgtgtgtgtcttgcgCATAGGTTTTCCTTTTCCTATGAGAACAGGAGGAAAAAGGCAGTGGAGAAAGTCATCTGCCGGCAGAtgagaatgaaaaaataaataaaaaaggaatatgGGGCTACGCTGGGTAAAGCATGAGTACTTCAGCAGCTCCTCATCTCGGCACAGCGATGACAGAGAATTATGACTCTGCAGTTAAATGGAACTAAAGCACGGCTCCCGTCTTCACCTTGCAGTAGCAGACTGCTCATCCATCGCTGCCTGTGTAGTCTCATGCTGCTTTCCTGCGCGGAGGAAATCTGAAGCATGTCGACGGACGCTGACGGCACACCGCTCCACATCGCTGGATTTCGGAATGAGAGCTTTAGATGTCGCCTGCATCCCTATATGGcaccttttaaaaatattatttaacaaTACTTCCCCAATGAGGCGAGGACAGGAAGCAGGAGCCTTATTAAATATTCCTTTTCTGAAGAGGTTGTATTTATGGTCCCTCTCACAGGTGTTACTGTGGCAACCGGAACTCTCTTCGCATCATGCTgcgtcatttatttatttaatttcggTTTAGTTTTTCTTCCTTCCCCTGAAATCCATTCTTGTATCTTCCCGAGACTCTAACCCGCTTGTGTCTTTGTGCAGGTGGATGTCGGGGTCGTTCACTTCACTCCTCTGGTCGTGCCCAAGATAAACCAGCCCTTTGAGGTGGTGGAAAAAGTGGTCAAGAACGTCTTTCAGTTTAGAAGGAAATACTGCCGGCGAGGGATCGAGTAAGAGCcagcacctttttttttttcctctgtctTTCTAGGAACCGCAGATACATTTAGCCTCTCGATTAAAGCTGCTATCAATACACacttccactgtgctgacacaAAACTTTTCTTCATATCCTCATGATCACCCACATGCCCAGAAAACAAAAGGGACACTGAGATGAGAGAAGCAGTCGTGACTCGTATAAGAACTTCATACCAAAGCAAAATGTTCACAGAAATGCAAGGGTCACATCAGTTATATTTAGacagaacataaaaataaaatctaatcagtgcaaaaaaataataatttattgaaaACTCTCCTTCACATTTGTCGCTGGTGTGCGGTGAATTGTACCAGACTgaattcttgttttttttttccagaatgcTTTTTCCAGAAGCCCGGCGTCTGGAGCTCGCTGAACAGATGCTCCGCAGGGCCGACGTAGACCCCACCCTCCGTCCCACAGAGCTCTCCATTCCCCATTTCAGCAGCCTTTCGGACGCGTACAGCGAACTGTGCGCCGAACACCCTGGGCTCCTGGACTACGAGTTCAGAGATGAACTGAGTCAGAAGAGGAAGTCAAAGAGCACACATCACAGCAAAAGTCATGTGAATGTGGAAGGGGAAAATAAAAGATAATGGCTCTGGCAAAAGGAAAACAGACCGCAATTTTCTTTGAGCCAggatataaattatttaaaatgcaagtttgtttttttttccaatagaGAGAAGAAATGCCTTCGCAAAATAAAATGGTAACCAAAATGGAGGCAAACGAGGGCTCTGAGCAGCGGTGGAGGACAGTGCGTCAGTGGTGTGGAACGAGGCTAAGAGCAGCATCGCGtgaaggtttttgttttattttttgccaaCAGACTGAGCTGGAATCTCAGCTGGAATGCAAAGCAGCCGTATAAGCTTGTGTCAAAACTAAATCAGAGCAACTGAAATGCAAGGTTGTCTGCTTCTTGTAATCTCAGAATTCACTTTTTACTCCAGCAGCAAACATCTACTTACAATAAATCCTTAGAAGGCAGAGAATAAGAACAAACGTTTTGTGGGGAGATTGTTAAGTATAATGAATGATCttgggcatttttttttttattctagaTGGGATATAGCTGGTGAACCCAGGCTATTGTCATCTTGTATCGGATTGGATTAGAATAGACAGTTCTAGGTTGTACCGCAATGGAGGGAGCTCTTCATGTAAAGCAAAGGAAAATGATTGTTTCAAGTGTCATACAAAGTGTATGTGTAAAGTGTATCAAATCCAAATTCTATGGAGAAAATGTTTTCCACAGTACCAAAAACTGCTGTCACACTGTAATTATATTATAACACTTAAGCTATGACTGCTGCATTAATTATACTACGTGTATTGAGTAGACCCAGTTTCAAATATGGTGGGGACCCAACTTTCCTTGATCTACccaagaaataaattaatcaatgaTATAGTGTGCTGACCATCTGGACAAAATCCCATGGTGAACACACTATACGGGTGAAATCTTACCGGAAAAATATCCACATCATCTAatccagtggttcccaaacttttccCACACTGCGGCCTAGCTGATTGTGGTATAATCGTGGCTTTGAGATGAAGGTTATGACGTAGGCTGCAGGTCAGCAACGGTTTATGGACAGGTGTTTGGAAACCACTGATCTAATCTACACAGGCAAAATCccacaatacaaataatgtcCAAGAAGAGCAGACATTAGCATACCTGCTCTCAAGGTTAGCTGTGTGAGTAATGAGCTCTGGTGAGGGTTTGAGCTTCCCGAACAGAGCAGACTCGCCCTGGGATTTTACAAAATGCTCTCCACTTTACAATGCTGTGTAATTTTGACCCACTTTTCCAGACTAGTGTGTCTGGGATATGGTCACAGAGTGAACTACCAGCTAAAACCCTCAGCAAAAACACTGAGCTCTTGATGctggttttattttaacaatgcaACTTATTTGTCCCTTTTTTTACCTCCTCAGTCTGCACTTGCCAGTTATTAAATTCTGCAACCCCCTTGACCCCACCTAGGAGTCTAGAAGTGTGCTTTCACTACAAGAAGGATTCTTCAAACCCAGTCATCAGTGCCAGCCAAGCTCTTCACATgctaattgaactaattattcaTTTACCTAAACCAAGTGAAAGAGTTCCCTGGGTCTAATGCAGGCGATGATTTAAAGAGACCAATTAAAGCTATGGCCCTGGAAGATGGCATTTCAAGAACACTAATATAAACAGtgatggctttaaaaaaaaagaatggtcCTGATCTATACCCACATCAGAAAGAGaaagtacaaaataaattaatagaagGTGACACTTGCTTTTGAAGTTTAGATTACAAGTTGGCACAACATGCTTTGTTCTACAGCCAGGCGGgtcacaaaatatttaaaatgttttttcagtGTGATAGAGAGGTTGTCCAGTTTACTCAGTTCTGCAGATTGACAGCGAGTCGGGATTACTCACCTGCTGTTGAGGAACCACACCCCGCTGAGCCACCACACGCCCCCCTCAGGATACAGGGAGCACCTAATAGGAAGAACAGCATCTGCCATTAGGAGGAAAGAAGGAAATTGACATCACTCAGTaagcaatcacacacacatgcacgctgCACTGCCAGCTGAGTCGACAGATCAGAAGGAAAAATCAATTGGGGTTTCAATTCCAATTTGTTCAGATAAAGGATAAATGATGGCAGTAGACCACTGAATGTCAAAATTAAGTACAAAGTGATAAGATCTAGGATTTAACGATGTTCAGACTTGGAGGGGAATTATTTTGAACAGTAGGAGTACAAGGAAGCACTTTCCTGTAAAGAACAAATAACTTCATAATTCGCTGGACAACAtattctaaaaacaaaaaaagcaactgCAATAAATGGCAGATTAAAACCATTAAACTTAACTAGTAGTAGCATGTATGACCCCCTGCAAATGAATCCTAAGGAACGCTACAAATAAATGATCCTGTAAGTGTGGGTGCCTCACTTTGATCTTACGTAACATGACACTGGCATGATTTTAACAGccagattaattaaaacaaattaccaTGCATCCTTTCTGAAGCTGCACCAAGTGAATACATGATCCATTTCATATCAACCTTTTGAAAATAGCGACCCGCATAAGGTTTAAGAAGTTCCCTTGCAACCAACTTCTTGGTTTGCCCCTTTTGGAAAATCATCCGAAGCATTAAAGGATGTGCAAAGCAAAGCAGTTTTCTCCAAGTTTAAAATAGCTTGATGTTTCTCACTTTAATGCAAATACTGTTTAGAGCATAAAAAATTGTTACCATGGTCTGATCTTTCATGCACATTAATCATTCTCTTATCAATGGAAAAGCCCTTGGGGAAGAATTGGGAATTAACTAAATATACAAGTCACTTTTTTTGAGTTTTTACCTCAATACATCAAATAATTTGAGTCACAGATTTAAGGCTTATGCAAAAGGTAACAATCACAAACATTTATGGGAAATTAGTCTTGTGGTTTTGAAGTGTGTGTTCAATACAAGTAGAACATGTTGTATTACCATTACTggctaaaacaaaactaatggcAATTCACTTTTCAACTTTGAATGGGTTCCTGtgggaaataaaaatatgttgGGAACAAACAGAGGGATGATAAAGATCCCAAATTGAGGCGATTCA from Amia ocellicauda isolate fAmiCal2 chromosome 1, fAmiCal2.hap1, whole genome shotgun sequence includes the following:
- the LOC136765381 gene encoding claudin-20, encoding MASTGMQIFAFILALLGVFGATVATLLPNWKVSADVGSNIITAISQMQGLWMDCTWYSTGMFSCTLKYSVLSLPAYLQTARTTMVLCCVLATLGICLSSVGLKCTHWGGGRQAKRHTAIAGGVCLILAGFLCLIPASWFTNEVITSFLDSSVPESNKFEPGGAVYVAFVSSGFLFVGGSIFCTSCSRKQPGPQISPPNKQQQQQQCSSASEPLDNKVGYSLQDYV